The following DNA comes from bacterium.
CTCCGGACTGTCCTTGCCGCCCGGATCTTTGCCGATCTTGGGCTCGTCGTGCTTGGGCTCCTGCTTGTACGTGATCACCTTTTCGCCGCGGAGCCTAAGCAGGTTGTCGTAGTCGGCGCGCTTTTTCGGATCGCTTAGCACCCTGTAAGCTTCGTTGATCTCGGCGGATTTGATCGTCGCTTCTTCGCGCGGCAGCTCCGAGAGGTCGGGATGGTACTTGCGCATCAACTTGCGGAACGCTTCCCTGATCTCGTCGGGGGTCGCATCGGTTTTGAGGCCGAGAATCTGGTAGTAATTGAGTGTCGCCATACGACCTTGCCCGGTTATTGCGGGGCTGGCGGATTATATAGACTGCCGCTTGCAGTGTCAAACGGTTGGCGGACGCGCATCGTCGCGGCGCCGGCCGGAAAATGAACGGCCCGGCGTTTCGGCCGGGCCGTCTTGTACACTGGCTTTAGGTCAAGGCTACTTCTTCCCCGAAGGATGAATCATCTCCTTGAGCGCCTTGCCAGGCGTGAACTTGGGGACTTTGCGCGCCGCGATGGCGATCTTCTCGCCAGTCTTCGGGTTCACACCCGAACGCTTCTTCCGACTCGCGACGGAAAAGTTCCCGAAGCCGGTGATCTGGACCTTGCCGCCCTTCTTCAAGGTCTTGGTTATCGTGTCGATGGTCGCGTCCACGACAAGCTTGACCTTGGACTTCTCGAGTTTGGTCACCTTGGCGACCTCGTCGATCAGCTCGGTCTTACCGACTGCCTTTTCCTCTTTACTCATACCGCTCCTCCAGAGAACCGAGATACCGCGGGATTCTATACGCGGCATCGCGCATTGTCAAGCGCATGACCGCATCATTCCTTGCACGACGCGGACAGGGCGGGCGAATCTCCTGATATAATCGGCTCGATGGCGAAGAAAAAAAAGCAAAACGACGCGGCGGAACGCGAATCGCCTCAGCCCGCGCGGCCGCCGGCGGCCGCGCCTGCCGAAGCGCGCGGCGGAATGCATTTCGCGGGAACGAGCTTCTTTCTTTTCATTCTGACCGCGTCGCTGGTTGGCTGGGCGTTCTTCAAAAACACGAAGGCGGTAAACGAAAACCTGCAGTACGGCCT
Coding sequences within:
- a CDS encoding HU family DNA-binding protein encodes the protein MSKEEKAVGKTELIDEVAKVTKLEKSKVKLVVDATIDTITKTLKKGGKVQITGFGNFSVASRKKRSGVNPKTGEKIAIAARKVPKFTPGKALKEMIHPSGKK